In bacterium, a single window of DNA contains:
- a CDS encoding DUF3843 family protein: protein MLKKAQSSFAYDNLYLRDSQIRELAGVLVEFAEDIHNDIGIWKGYEHYNREFFHTPLPITLRPGVKLEEKELLKHRIHHLIWVWYSILWTGFIFEPEHKDLTLLAGMADDFLEERFTTIPRSSGVKEFLSRPNEYGWDVKKKLIWLGQHSYLFRHSFQNYALEEYAGQVSIPIIDDFVCQENTIWSGLGVIDILAATLDITQKQKSQVRSWYERHLAYYRVLTVKGPGAEVMNLINDKPYTVMVGEPNPFKAGQFIFGSLVPWDKEWYWSGEQKAFPEMPEKLIQEAKDQFFRELSAVSYRYCEDRAQRAREMVSAYYRKFVKYNGDDLVIYPDGASLSADWKKKFPLIYSPDLPARELEKIKMPEIPLSPELEQCTDGIGVYFNPDEGEEIMTGFDDIVSGFEKKGIDLSEDEEEGIIGFMRSDSISPGFVKKMVEKYGDESIASVFYMDRLQHEYYLDYLLRRYKGHFYRNRYPSVSFP, encoded by the coding sequence GTGCTGAAAAAGGCACAAAGTTCTTTTGCTTATGATAATCTGTACTTGCGAGACAGTCAGATTAGAGAACTGGCAGGTGTTCTGGTTGAATTTGCTGAAGATATCCATAATGATATTGGTATCTGGAAAGGCTATGAGCACTATAACCGGGAATTTTTTCATACTCCGCTGCCCATTACTCTCCGACCAGGGGTGAAATTAGAGGAGAAGGAGCTGTTGAAGCACCGTATTCATCATCTGATATGGGTATGGTATTCAATACTATGGACAGGGTTTATCTTTGAGCCGGAACACAAGGATTTAACTCTCCTGGCGGGAATGGCGGATGATTTCCTGGAAGAGCGGTTTACGACGATACCCCGGAGTTCGGGGGTAAAAGAATTCCTTTCCCGGCCGAATGAATACGGCTGGGATGTGAAGAAAAAACTGATCTGGTTAGGCCAGCATTCATACCTGTTCCGGCACAGCTTTCAGAATTATGCTCTTGAAGAATACGCCGGGCAAGTGAGCATTCCTATTATTGATGATTTTGTCTGTCAGGAAAACACCATTTGGTCCGGGCTGGGTGTTATCGATATCCTGGCGGCGACACTGGATATCACCCAAAAGCAAAAATCACAGGTAAGAAGCTGGTATGAGAGGCATCTGGCGTATTACAGGGTGTTAACTGTCAAAGGCCCTGGTGCAGAAGTGATGAATCTGATTAACGATAAACCATATACGGTTATGGTGGGAGAGCCTAATCCGTTTAAGGCCGGGCAGTTTATCTTCGGCAGCCTGGTTCCCTGGGATAAGGAATGGTACTGGTCCGGTGAACAAAAAGCCTTTCCCGAGATGCCGGAAAAACTCATTCAGGAAGCAAAGGATCAGTTTTTCAGAGAGCTCTCAGCAGTGTCTTACCGCTATTGTGAGGATCGGGCTCAAAGAGCCAGGGAGATGGTAAGTGCTTATTACCGCAAGTTCGTTAAATACAATGGTGATGATCTGGTAATCTATCCTGACGGTGCTTCCCTGTCTGCTGACTGGAAAAAGAAATTCCCGTTAATATACAGCCCTGATCTTCCGGCCAGAGAATTGGAAAAGATAAAAATGCCTGAGATACCTCTTTCTCCTGAGCTTGAACAATGCACAGACGGGATAGGTGTTTATTTTAACCCGGATGAGGGCGAGGAGATTATGACGGGATTCGACGATATTGTCAGCGGCTTTGAGAAAAAGGGAATTGACCTGAGTGAGGATGAGGAAGAAGGCATCATCGGGTTTATGCGCTCTGATTCAATCAGTCCGGGATTTGTAAAAAAAATGGTTGAGAAGTATGGCGATGAGTCCATAGCATCAGTATTCTATATGGACAGACTTCAGCATGAATATTATCTGGATTATCTGCTTCGCCGGTATAAAGGGCATTTTTACCGAAACAGGTATCCGAGTGTTTCTTTTCCCTGA
- a CDS encoding DUF4412 domain-containing protein — translation MKLKRILVLSLMAGCMISGFLAGSLWAGDYYIEKQTETLIDGKPAGPPASTLKMWVKQDKIRYFNESDKNTVLLIYMDQDKAYQLNEKEKIAKEVDLKAQFAAIEKEIQVSSKKTGKTKKIGQWDAYQVILTSTTKGVTTDVEYWLSDAVKMPAEVRSRMAVYFGQKKIIGELNKYPGYPVEIAVHMDAQNKKLDMVTKLVKVEEKEIDRKLFEIPAEYKRENLAAKDAVKASPQPDEQKGSGPAQPGGAGVPEKDTPEQGKGAHK, via the coding sequence ATGAAATTGAAGAGGATATTAGTCTTGAGTCTGATGGCAGGATGCATGATATCCGGTTTTCTGGCAGGTTCTCTTTGGGCAGGGGATTATTACATTGAGAAGCAGACCGAGACCCTGATTGATGGCAAACCAGCGGGCCCCCCTGCTTCCACGCTGAAGATGTGGGTAAAACAGGACAAGATAAGGTATTTCAATGAAAGCGATAAGAATACGGTCTTGCTCATTTATATGGACCAGGACAAGGCCTATCAGCTCAACGAAAAAGAGAAGATTGCAAAAGAGGTTGATTTGAAAGCGCAATTTGCGGCCATTGAGAAAGAGATCCAGGTATCCTCAAAAAAAACGGGGAAAACCAAAAAGATTGGCCAATGGGATGCCTATCAGGTTATCCTGACCAGTACCACCAAGGGGGTAACCACGGATGTGGAGTACTGGCTCAGCGATGCGGTCAAGATGCCCGCAGAAGTAAGGTCCAGAATGGCCGTTTATTTTGGACAAAAGAAAATCATTGGTGAATTGAACAAATACCCCGGATATCCGGTAGAGATTGCTGTTCATATGGATGCCCAGAACAAGAAACTCGATATGGTCACCAAGCTTGTCAAGGTGGAGGAAAAGGAAATCGACAGGAAACTGTTTGAGATTCCGGCGGAGTATAAGAGGGAGAATCTGGCGGCAAAGGACGCGGTGAAAGCATCCCCGCAGCCTGATGAGCAGAAGGGCAGCGGTCCCGCCCAACCCGGCGGAGCCGGTGTACCGGAAAAAGATACCCCTGAGCAGGGAAAAGGCGCTCACAAGTAG
- a CDS encoding tetratricopeptide repeat protein, whose product MEKRTISMKKPVFIFYLFFLLCSFLSPVSLSEAAAPQPGKPAYNLLLITIDTLRADHLGCYGYQDVNTPAIDSLASEGILFTQALTPVPITLPSHVSIMTGLYPVQHGIWNNGNFVLQQDVVTLAEVMKSNGYRTGACVGAFVLNSMFGLDQGFDTYNDSLPGKKRSSASPMDSERRAEEVTKSALEWLEKNHSQPFFLWVHYFDPHAIYFPPPPFRENYKHRLYDGEIAYTDKCLGDLLDGLKRMGATDKTVVVLTADHGEGLGEHGESTHTIFIYDATLRVPLIIKAPAGLMPAAKKMIKKVPQMVTTLDIFPTIMDLFSIQPDGVSLSGLPGKSLLPLVSGGCQALHQEVFCETLYPELNFGWSRIEGIRTGDWKYIKAPRSELYHLLKDPAENSNLLTGEPELAIDWEKKLGALKEQLRKEKRQPQIVQNDAALRRLEGLGYFRSTKKDPAQDSQKRPDPKDMIQLIDGIDRGLSYYYLDSYELAYNEFKKVIDANPENVSATFYLACVEERMGKYEQARDRFLHLLALQPGYLEARNHLGIVYHQLGQLDQALKEFKLALEEAKYADVYYNLGVVYKEMGLKDEAISAAKSAIELDPDYGDAINLLGEMALERGRLEEANKYLEEAYQYFTQVLKLEPNHLEAHNNLGVIYFHRSKMEDALREFSQAAAIDPNSAEAHNNLGSLFLAQGSYDKAKDAFQKAMKIKPGYSEALVNLGTAWFKEGNLEKAQDIYLQATRLFPNNQDAWNCLGLTHFTRKDYQGAIDHFETALKTGPARADVYISIGKTYLSLRSFDKSLAALKKAVEVDPHNKEAHLIMGHVLFDELGRAQEAVVEWEEARRLDPSDPVPLMNLAAVSFQAERYPEAIMLWKKALEIDPDSNDACLHLGTAYLKQNNIEEAIRSWQKILDRAPSHTEALINLGTAFYRKGDFEKAVEVWRKAEDVAPEDPKIHYNLALALMYRRNYRESLEELEEVLRLEPDNTQARMLMETARQQESY is encoded by the coding sequence ATGGAAAAGCGAACGATCTCCATGAAAAAACCAGTATTCATATTTTATCTATTCTTTCTGCTGTGTTCTTTCCTCAGCCCCGTTTCTTTGAGCGAGGCTGCAGCCCCTCAACCGGGAAAACCGGCCTATAATCTTCTTCTCATCACCATCGATACCCTGCGGGCAGACCACCTGGGCTGTTACGGCTATCAGGATGTGAATACACCGGCGATCGATTCTCTGGCATCGGAGGGCATTCTCTTTACCCAGGCTCTTACTCCTGTTCCCATCACTCTGCCGTCCCATGTTTCGATCATGACCGGGCTCTATCCAGTTCAGCATGGTATCTGGAACAATGGAAATTTTGTTCTGCAGCAGGATGTCGTCACTTTGGCTGAAGTCATGAAATCAAATGGATACCGTACCGGGGCCTGCGTCGGAGCATTTGTGCTGAACTCCATGTTCGGCCTGGATCAAGGCTTTGACACCTATAATGATTCTCTTCCGGGCAAGAAGAGGTCATCGGCCAGCCCAATGGATAGTGAGCGCAGAGCAGAGGAGGTAACCAAATCAGCCCTGGAGTGGCTGGAGAAAAATCATAGCCAGCCCTTTTTCCTCTGGGTTCACTACTTCGACCCGCATGCGATTTATTTTCCGCCCCCTCCATTCAGGGAAAATTATAAGCACCGTCTCTACGATGGAGAAATTGCCTATACGGACAAGTGTCTGGGTGATTTGCTCGACGGCCTCAAGAGAATGGGAGCGACCGATAAGACGGTCGTCGTTTTGACCGCGGATCATGGGGAAGGGCTGGGTGAGCACGGTGAATCTACCCACACGATTTTTATCTACGATGCAACTCTTCGGGTCCCCCTGATCATCAAGGCTCCCGCCGGGCTTATGCCGGCAGCAAAAAAAATGATAAAGAAAGTACCTCAGATGGTTACTACCCTGGACATCTTCCCGACCATCATGGATCTTTTTTCAATCCAGCCTGACGGAGTCTCCTTGAGCGGTTTACCGGGAAAAAGCCTGCTTCCCCTGGTATCGGGAGGGTGTCAGGCCCTTCATCAGGAAGTATTCTGTGAAACATTGTATCCGGAGCTTAATTTTGGCTGGAGCCGGATCGAAGGGATAAGAACAGGGGACTGGAAATATATCAAGGCTCCCCGCTCTGAACTGTACCATCTGCTGAAAGATCCGGCAGAAAATTCCAATCTCCTGACCGGAGAGCCTGAGCTTGCCATTGACTGGGAAAAAAAGCTTGGAGCACTCAAGGAACAGCTCCGGAAGGAAAAAAGACAGCCCCAGATCGTCCAGAACGATGCTGCCCTGCGCCGGCTTGAAGGATTGGGCTACTTTCGGTCCACAAAAAAAGATCCGGCACAAGACTCTCAAAAACGGCCCGATCCCAAAGATATGATCCAATTGATCGACGGAATAGACCGGGGACTTTCCTATTATTATCTTGACTCTTATGAACTGGCCTACAATGAATTTAAAAAAGTAATCGATGCGAACCCGGAAAATGTCTCGGCCACCTTTTACCTTGCCTGTGTAGAGGAAAGAATGGGTAAATATGAACAGGCACGGGACAGATTCCTCCATCTTTTGGCCTTGCAGCCAGGCTATCTGGAGGCCCGTAACCACCTTGGCATCGTTTACCATCAGCTTGGCCAGCTTGATCAGGCGCTCAAGGAGTTTAAACTGGCCCTGGAGGAAGCCAAGTATGCAGATGTGTATTATAACCTGGGTGTGGTCTATAAGGAGATGGGATTAAAAGATGAGGCCATTTCAGCGGCCAAATCTGCCATCGAGCTTGATCCGGATTATGGCGATGCCATAAACCTGCTGGGTGAAATGGCCCTTGAGAGGGGAAGGCTGGAAGAAGCGAATAAATATCTGGAAGAGGCATATCAATACTTCACCCAGGTCCTGAAGCTTGAACCAAACCACCTGGAAGCACACAATAATCTGGGAGTGATTTATTTTCACCGCTCGAAGATGGAAGATGCTCTTCGGGAGTTTTCTCAGGCTGCGGCCATAGATCCAAACAGTGCCGAGGCCCATAATAACCTTGGCAGTCTTTTTCTGGCACAGGGATCGTATGACAAAGCCAAAGACGCCTTTCAGAAAGCCATGAAGATAAAGCCGGGCTATTCAGAAGCCCTGGTTAATCTGGGAACCGCATGGTTCAAGGAAGGTAACCTCGAAAAGGCTCAGGATATCTACCTCCAGGCTACCAGGCTTTTTCCGAACAACCAGGATGCCTGGAATTGCCTGGGGCTGACCCATTTCACCCGCAAGGACTATCAGGGTGCGATTGATCACTTTGAAACCGCTCTCAAGACAGGCCCGGCCAGAGCGGATGTTTACATCTCGATCGGGAAAACCTACCTGAGTCTGCGCTCCTTTGACAAATCGCTTGCCGCTTTGAAAAAAGCGGTGGAAGTCGATCCCCATAACAAGGAGGCGCATCTGATCATGGGACATGTTCTATTTGATGAGCTCGGCAGGGCCCAGGAGGCGGTAGTGGAATGGGAGGAAGCCCGCCGTCTTGATCCTTCCGACCCTGTTCCGCTGATGAACCTGGCCGCTGTCAGCTTTCAGGCCGAGAGATATCCGGAGGCCATTATGCTCTGGAAGAAAGCGCTTGAAATTGATCCTGATTCGAATGACGCCTGTCTCCACCTGGGAACAGCCTATCTTAAGCAGAACAATATCGAAGAGGCGATTCGGTCATGGCAGAAAATCCTTGACCGGGCACCTTCGCATACGGAAGCACTGATCAACCTTGGCACCGCCTTTTATCGGAAAGGAGACTTTGAAAAGGCCGTAGAAGTATGGCGAAAGGCGGAGGACGTCGCTCCGGAGGATCCGAAAATTCATTATAACCTGGCTCTGGCCCTCATGTATCGGAGAAACTACCGGGAATCCCTGGAAGAACTGGAAGAAGTCCTTCGACTTGAGCCGGACAACACCCAGGCACGAATGCTCATGGAGACAGCCAGACAGCAGGAGAGTTACTAA
- a CDS encoding cation diffusion facilitator family transporter, whose translation MSHNHPPSECYHQNIYRLIISLILNLVIVAVELVAGIYSHSLALISDSMHNLSDVSSILITLGANKLSLKKATYTKSFGFKRAETIAAILNVLLLLLTAAFLFWKGVERIQHPEPVMGRMVILVSLVALAANLISVFILRKGASCDLGIKSTLVHLMTDAISSLGVLAVGITVYFTRSYILDPVLSMAIALFILANCWGILKEALNILLEGVPKNIDLEKIKARLNAIEEIHNVHHIHVWGISSRHINASLHILLDNCSLVEAEKVMVRVCMILREEFGINHVTIQPETQKYHKVETLCQIC comes from the coding sequence ATGAGCCATAATCACCCACCATCTGAGTGTTACCACCAGAATATTTATCGGCTGATCATATCGCTTATTTTAAATCTGGTCATTGTGGCGGTAGAATTAGTGGCCGGGATTTACTCTCACAGCCTGGCACTGATTTCCGATTCAATGCACAACCTCAGCGATGTCAGTTCAATTCTCATTACCCTGGGCGCAAACAAACTCAGCTTAAAGAAAGCAACCTATACCAAGAGTTTCGGTTTTAAGAGGGCGGAAACCATAGCTGCCATTCTGAACGTGCTGCTGCTGCTCCTGACCGCCGCTTTTCTGTTCTGGAAAGGGGTTGAGCGGATTCAGCACCCTGAGCCTGTTATGGGCCGCATGGTAATTTTGGTCTCTCTTGTGGCTCTTGCAGCTAATTTGATATCAGTATTTATCCTCAGAAAAGGTGCCTCCTGCGATCTTGGCATTAAAAGCACTCTGGTGCATCTTATGACTGATGCAATTTCCTCCCTGGGGGTTCTGGCTGTGGGCATTACGGTATATTTCACCCGAAGCTATATTCTGGACCCTGTCCTCTCGATGGCTATTGCTCTCTTCATTCTCGCTAACTGCTGGGGGATATTGAAGGAGGCCCTCAACATTCTGCTCGAAGGAGTGCCGAAAAACATTGACCTTGAAAAAATCAAAGCCCGCTTGAATGCCATTGAAGAAATTCACAATGTTCACCATATCCACGTCTGGGGCATATCCAGCCGGCATATCAATGCTTCTCTTCATATCCTTCTTGACAATTGCTCCCTGGTGGAAGCTGAAAAAGTCATGGTCAGGGTGTGCATGATTCTTCGAGAAGAATTTGGAATCAATCATGTCACCATTCAGCCGGAAACTCAAAAATACCATAAGGTTGAGACCCTTTGTCAGATATGCTGA